Below is a genomic region from Streptomyces roseoviridis.
CCGGGCGGCACCGCGTCCGGCCCCTCCTTCCGTGCCGTGCTGCAGATGCACGGCGTGGCCGACCCGGCGCTCGTCGCGGACGCGGCCGAGGTGTGGGCCGGTACGACCGTGGCGGGCGGTGCCTTCGGCGCCCGCGCCCGCATGGACGCGCTGCTCGCGCTGCGGAGGGCGGCGCGCGCCTGGCCACCGCTCTCCCGGCTGCTCTCGGCGGCCGTGCCCGACGCCGTGGACCTCGACGACGAGGAGGTGGCCGAACTCCTCGGTCCGGCCGCACGTGCCCTCGCCGCCACCGGGGTCCGCGTGCACTGGCCGCGTGAACTCGCCCACCGGCTCACCGCCCGCGCGGTGATCGGACCGCCCGACACGCCCGGCGATTCCCACGGTCCCGGCGCTTCCCACCGTCCCGGTGATGGGCACGGTCCCGGCGATCCCGACGGTCCTGAGCGCGGCGACGGGCGCGGCCGGGACCGGGGCGACGCCCTGCCGTCCTTCCTTTCCGCCGACGCGTTGCTCGCCTTCGACTGGCGTTTCGCGATCGGCGACCAGGAGCTGACACGTGCCGAACTCGACCTCGTCGCCGAGGCCGGACGCCCGCTCGTACGGCTGCGCGACCAGTGGGTCCTGGTCGACCCCGAGGAGGTGCGGCGCGCCCGGGCCCGGCAGGACCACAAGCTGACCCCGGTCGACGCGCTCGGCGCCGTACTCACCGGCACCACCGAGGTCGACGGACGGCAGGTCGAGGTCCAGGCGACCGGCTGGGTGGAGCGGCTGCGGGCCCGGCTCGCCGACCCCGAGGGCGGTGACCGGGAGATCGCACAGCCCGCCGCGCTGGCCGCGACCCTGCGCGACTACCAGCTGCGTGGCCTCGGCTGGCTGCACCGGATGACCTCGCTCGGACTCGGCGGCTGTCTCGCCGACGACATGGGCCTCGGCAAGACGATCACCCTGATCGCGCTGCACCTGCACCGGCAGACCGACCCGGCCACCGCCGGTCCGACGCTGGTGGTCTGCCCCACCTCGCTCATGGGCAACTGGCAGCGGGAGATCGAGAGGTTCGCCCCCGGCACGCCCGTACGGCGTTTCCACGGCCCGTCGCGAACGCTGGAGGGGCTGGGAGGGCAGGAGCGACCGGACGGGACAAAGGCCCCTGAGGAGCCCGAGCGATCAGAGGGATCGGAGGGCACGGAGGCACGCGAAGCACGCGCCGACGAGGGCTTCGTCCTCACCACGTACGGCACGATGCGGCTGGACGCGCCGCGGCTCGCCGAGCGGCCCTGGGGGCTGGTCGTCGCCGACGAGGCTCAGCACGTCAAGAACCCGTACTCGGCGACCGCGCGGGCGCTGCGCACCATCGGCGGGAAGGCGCGGGTGGCGCTCTCCGGCACGCCCGTCGAGAACAACCTGTCCGAGCTGTGGGCGATCCTCGACTGGACGACACCAGGACTGCTCGGCGGCTTGGGCGGGTTCCGCGCGCGGTACGCCTCCGCGGTCGAGGGCGGGGCCGATCCGGCCGCCGCGGCGCGACTTGCCGCGCTGGTCCGGCCGTTCCTGCTGCGCCGCCGCAAGTCGGACCCGGGCATCGCGCCCGAGCTGCCGCCGAAGACGGAGACCGACCACGCGGTGGCGCTCACGAAGGAGCAGGCGGGCCTGTACGAGGCGGTGGTGCGCGAGACCCTCGCCGCCATCGCCGAGGCGGACGGAATGGAGCGGCGCGGTCTGGTGGTGAAGCTGCTCACCGGACTCAAGCAGATCTGCAACCACCCGGCGCAGTACCTGAAGGAGGAACGGCCCCGGATCGGGGGGCGCTCGGGCAAGCTGGAGCTGCTCGACGAGCTCCTCGACACGATCCTCGCGGAGGAGGCGAGCGTGCTCGTCTTCACGCAGTACGTGGCGATGGGGCGGCTGTTGGAGGAGCACCTGGCGGCGCGCGGGGTGCCGACCCGGTTCCTGCACGGGGGCACGCCGGTCGCCGAGCGGGAGGAGATGGTCGCCCGGTTCCAGGCCGGCGAGGTGCCGGTGTTCCTGCTGTCCCTGAAGGCGGCGGGCACCGGGCTCAACCTGACCCGGGCCGGTCACGTGGTGCACTACGACCGCTGGTGGAACCCGGCCGTCGAGGCGCAGGCCACGGACCGCGCGTACCGGATCGGGCAGACGCAGCCGGTGCAGGTGCACCGGCTGATCGCCGAGGGCACGATCGAGGACCGGATCGCGGCCATGCTGGAGCGCAAGCGGGCGCTGGCCGACTCGGTGCTGGGCTCGGGCGAGGCGGCGCTGACCGAGCTGACCGACGCCGAGCTGGCGGAACTGGTGCGGCTGCGCGGGGAGGACGGTCGATGAGCGGACACGGGGCGCACGACGTGAACGGTGGGGCGGGCATGAACGGCGGGGCGGGCATGAACGGCGGAGGCGGTTCGAACGGTGGAGCGGGTGTGACCGGTGGAGCGGGTGCGGACGAGCGGACCTTCGCGGCGCTGCCTCCGGTGCGGGGCGGGGTCTTCGCCCGGACCTGGTGGGGCCGGGCGTGGCTGAAGGCGCTGGAGGACACGGCGCTCGACGGGCAGCAGCTGAAGGCGGGGCGGCGACACGCCAGGGCGGGAGCGGTCGGCGCGGTGTCGGTGCGGCCCGGCCGGATCACGGCCGTGGTGCAGGACCGGGACGGCACGGCGTACCGGAGCGACGTCCTGTGCCAGGAGCTGTCCGAGGAGGAGTGGGACCGGCTCGTCGACCTCGCGGTGGACAGCGCGGGGCACATCGCGGCCCTCCTGGACCGGGAGATGCCGCCGCACCTGGTCGAGGACGCGGCGGCGGCCGGGCTCGAACTACTGCCCGGCATCGGCGACCTGGAGCCGGAGTGCGGATGCGAGGCGTGGGACCACTGCCCGCACACGGCGGCCCTCTGCTACCAGGTGGCGCGGCTGCTGGACGAGGATCCGTTCGTGCTGCTGCTCCTGCGGGGGCGGGGGGAGCGGGCGCTCGTCGAGGCGCTGCAGGAGCGGAGCGCGGCGCGTGCGACGGCCGCGGAGCGGGCGCGCGGGGCGCGGCCGGGCGCGACCGGCGGCGGGACGGGCGCGTCGGCCACGGCGGGCGTGCCCGGCTCGACGGTCGGTTCGGGCGTGTCGGCGTACGAGGCGTTCGCCGCGCGGGACATCCTGCCGCCGCTGCCCGCCCCGCCGGTCCCGCCCACGGCACCGGGCGAGCCGCCGTCCCTGGACACGGAGGTCGCGCCGGGGCCGGGCATCGACCCGGTCGCCCTCGAGTTCCTCGCGGCGGACGCCGCGGCCCGGGCGCAGGGCCTGCTGTCCGGTGCGGTGCCGTTCGACGCCGCGCCCCTGACGGCGGCTCAGGACGCGGTGCGGCTCGCCGCCCGCTCCCCCGCGCCGTGGATCGCGGCACGACTCGCCGAGGGCTCGGGCCGTGACCGGACCGGGCTCGACCGCGCGGTGCGCGCCTGGCGGTCCGGCGGTCCGGCCGGCCTCGCGGTCCTGGAGGAGGACCGGGTCCCCGACCCCGAGACCCTGCGCCGTGCCGAAGCCCGGCTGGCCGAAGCGTGGGACGCCGCCGACCGCCCCGCCCTGCACCCCTCCGGCCCCGGCCGCTGGACGGTCACCGGCACTTCCGCCCAGCTCCGCCTGGGCCCGGACGGCCGCTGGTGGCCCTATCGCGAGGACCACGGCCACTGGACCCCGGCGGGCCCGCCGGAACAGGACCCGGCGGCGGCCCTGGCGGGGGCGGAGGTGGCGTGACCTCCGCTGTGCCGGCGTCCGGCCTGTTCCCCAGGACGCGCCGAGGCATCGGGGGCCCGAGCCGACTCACCGGTGGGCGCGGGCGGAGACCTGAAGGGAGGCCGACTCACCGGCGGGCGCGGACGGAGACCCGAAGGGAATCGGTCAGCCACAGGTGGGTCGCGCCGAGGGTGACGGTGGCCGGGCCGCCGATGGCCGGATCGCCGATGGCCGGATCGCCGGTGGCCTCGGCGACGAGCCGCCAGTAGCGGCGCATCCGCGGGCCGCGGTCGGCGGCACCCAGGAGAGGAGCCGGCGGCGGAAGCGCGGTGTGTCGCGTTCCCGGCAGGCCGAGGCGTGGGCGGTGACGAACGGTCGGGTTCCGGGCCCGGGCGGGGCGGCCGGCCGTACCGCGGGCTCGGCCCGTGCGACGGCCGCCGCCTTCGGCGGCGCCGACGACCTGGCGGCCGACGCGATCAGCGAGAACCTGGACCTGGTCGCCAACCCGGCCTTCCGGCGGTCAGACCGTTCTCGGCCGCACTGCGCGGCAGCGGCGAACGGATCGGCCTCCTGCCGCAGTCCGGCGACGGCCGGCTGATCACCCGGACGCCCGAGGGACCACGGCGGGAACGCGGGCCGGTCGACGCCGACGCGGGGGCCTCGGGGACGGTGACCGACCGCCTGCTCGTGCTCCCCCGCCGCGTACCGCCGCAGGACGACCGGGGAGGTGCCGGGTGACGAGGCGTTGCGCCCCACTGGTTGACGTACACGGCGCTCCAGGGGTGTCGCGCCGGACACCCCGTCGCGCGCCCTTGGCGTCCCGCCCCGTCAGTGCAGCGGCGCCCTGAGCTTCCGGTCAGAGTCGGAGGGCGCGGCGAGGCTGCAGGCGACGCTGTCGGTGCCGAGGAGGTAACTGGTGCGGTAGGGGTACTGCACGAAGGTGGCCCAGCGGGTGCCGAGCGGCTGCTCCGCAGCCTTCGCGCGCAGCGGCGCCCGGCACAGGGCGGCCGCGGCGTCCCGTACGGCACGGTCGTCGGCGTAGCTGCCGACGAGGCGGAGCCGCGCGACGAGTTCCGCGTCGTGGGGTGTGTCGCAGGCGCGACGGACGACGGTGCCCGGCGCGTCGCGGACGATGTCGAAGCAGTGGCCGGCGCGCAGCGTGTCGTAGGGCGTGCGCGGGGCGGCGCTCGCGGACCGGCGGCCGGCGCTCGGGCGGGGCCGGGGGCTCGCGGTGCCGGGCGGGACGGCGGAGGCGGTCGGAGTGGCGGCGGGCTGCTTGCCGGGGACCCGGTCCGTGCCCGCGGGCGCGGGGCGCTTCGCGCTCGGCTCGGGCAGCGGAGAGGCGCTCTCGCCCTGGGCGGAGGGCCGCAGGCCCGGCGTACCGCTCGACGCGTCGTCCGGTGTTCCGCTCAGCCTGTCGGCGGCCGCGTCCTCGGCCCCCGCGCGCCGCGCCTGCGCGTCCGCTCCGGCCGGGCCGGGAGCGGACGGCGTGGCGTGCGGATCGCCGTCGTCCGTGCCGCCGCGCGCGGCGACGGCCAGGGAGACGATGAGGATCGCGACGAGCGCGGCGAGCGGCAGGACGACGACGCCCGGCCGTCTCGGCGGCCGGGCGTCGCGGGACGGGAATTCCGTCGACGGGCGGAGCATGGGAATCAGGGTCGCCCGCGCTCGCCCGTGTGGCGAGCGATACCGGCCGGTTGGGCCCCGCTCGTACAGAACCGTGACGAAACCGCGGCTCGCGCGAGATCCTCGGCCGGCCGCACGGCTCTACAGACCCAGCTGACGCTCGGCGGCGTCGACGGTCTGGGCGAGGAGGACGGCGATGGTCATGGGGCCGACGCCGCCGGGCACGGGGGTGATGAGGGAGGCGCGCTCGGCGGCGCCGTCGAAGTCGACGTCGCCGACGTTGCCCGGGTTGTAGCCGGCGTCGATGACGACGGCGCCGGGCTTGATGTCCTCGCCCTTGATGAAGCGGGGCTTGCCGACGGCCGCGACCAGGACGTCGGCCTCGCGGACGGCGGCGGACAGGTCGGTGGTGCGGGAGTGGCAGTAGGTGACGGTCGCGTCGCGGCCCAGGAGCAGCAGGCCGGCCGGCTTGCCGAGGATGGCGCTGCGGCCGACGACCACGGCCCGCTTGCCGCTGAGCTCGACGTCGTACGCGTCGAGCAGGCGCATGATGCCGCCGGGGGTGCAGGAGACGAAGCCCGGCAGGCCGAAGCCCATGGCGGCGAAGGACGCCATGGTGACGCCGTCGACGTCCTTCTCGGGGGCGATGGCCTCGAAGGCGGCGCGCTCGTCGATGTGCGGACCGACCGGGTGCTGGAGCAGGATGCCGTGGACCTCGGGGTCCTCGGAGAGGGCGGTGATCGCCGCGACGAGCTCCTCGGTGGTGGTCTCGGCGGGAAGTTCGACGTGCCGGGAGCGGATGCCGGCCTGCGCGCAGCGGTTCTGCTTCATCTTCACGTACGTGACGGAGGCCGGGTCGGCGCCGACGAGGACGGTCGCGAGGCACGGGGTGGTGCCGGTGCGGCGGGTGATCTCGGCGGCGCGCGCGGCGGTCTCCTCGACCGTGCGACGGGCGAGCGCGGTGCCGTCCATGAGGCGGGCGGTGCTGGTGGACATGGGCCACTCCTGGGCGTCGTCGAGAACGGTGGATCGCCCAGGCGCACGGCTTCGACACGGCCGCGGGATACGTGCGTCCGCCGGGCCGCTCCCCGGTGGTGATCCACCTCAAGCGCCAGTCACGGCCCGGGCCCCACTCTACGTGACGGTGGCGGACGGGTACGGGTCGGGGCGCGTGCGCGGTCTTCTGCGGTCGTGGTGCCGAGCGCGGGCCCGTCGCCTCACGGGCGCGTCCTCGGCCCTGCCGCCCGCGGCGCACCGCGCCTTGCGACGCTCCGCGCGCTGCCGCCCGCCGGGCACGCGCCCGCCCGGCCGGGGACGTGCCGCCGCGCGCCGCCCGGGTCACCGGTCCAGGAAGCAGCTCATGAGGCGGGCGGC
It encodes:
- a CDS encoding bifunctional 5,10-methylenetetrahydrofolate dehydrogenase/5,10-methenyltetrahydrofolate cyclohydrolase; this encodes MSTSTARLMDGTALARRTVEETAARAAEITRRTGTTPCLATVLVGADPASVTYVKMKQNRCAQAGIRSRHVELPAETTTEELVAAITALSEDPEVHGILLQHPVGPHIDERAAFEAIAPEKDVDGVTMASFAAMGFGLPGFVSCTPGGIMRLLDAYDVELSGKRAVVVGRSAILGKPAGLLLLGRDATVTYCHSRTTDLSAAVREADVLVAAVGKPRFIKGEDIKPGAVVIDAGYNPGNVGDVDFDGAAERASLITPVPGGVGPMTIAVLLAQTVDAAERQLGL
- a CDS encoding DEAD/DEAH box helicase — protein: MSPAPAPAPDAASAPSSELRELTRCPAVFLPADPPRAGRIAFWSPADPDPGALPALDRVPGELTVVDDDVRERTVPALLLSVREALPVLARARFDAGASASAAFWGAASLFSLDLVARGLLLPGLTATDLDAWRVGPLSPEELAALRDLAASMPPSAHAVPLAPAPGDDDSLLLPEPELLLRAFADAVADLMPRTPAAPMAAGGPAFAADEDHEPQVLPHQRAWAADVAAGHDAGVRLSLRVELVGAGDGDEWDEPGEPGGTASGPSFRAVLQMHGVADPALVADAAEVWAGTTVAGGAFGARARMDALLALRRAARAWPPLSRLLSAAVPDAVDLDDEEVAELLGPAARALAATGVRVHWPRELAHRLTARAVIGPPDTPGDSHGPGASHRPGDGHGPGDPDGPERGDGRGRDRGDALPSFLSADALLAFDWRFAIGDQELTRAELDLVAEAGRPLVRLRDQWVLVDPEEVRRARARQDHKLTPVDALGAVLTGTTEVDGRQVEVQATGWVERLRARLADPEGGDREIAQPAALAATLRDYQLRGLGWLHRMTSLGLGGCLADDMGLGKTITLIALHLHRQTDPATAGPTLVVCPTSLMGNWQREIERFAPGTPVRRFHGPSRTLEGLGGQERPDGTKAPEEPERSEGSEGTEAREARADEGFVLTTYGTMRLDAPRLAERPWGLVVADEAQHVKNPYSATARALRTIGGKARVALSGTPVENNLSELWAILDWTTPGLLGGLGGFRARYASAVEGGADPAAAARLAALVRPFLLRRRKSDPGIAPELPPKTETDHAVALTKEQAGLYEAVVRETLAAIAEADGMERRGLVVKLLTGLKQICNHPAQYLKEERPRIGGRSGKLELLDELLDTILAEEASVLVFTQYVAMGRLLEEHLAARGVPTRFLHGGTPVAEREEMVARFQAGEVPVFLLSLKAAGTGLNLTRAGHVVHYDRWWNPAVEAQATDRAYRIGQTQPVQVHRLIAEGTIEDRIAAMLERKRALADSVLGSGEAALTELTDAELAELVRLRGEDGR
- a CDS encoding SWF or SNF family helicase produces the protein MSGHGAHDVNGGAGMNGGAGMNGGGGSNGGAGVTGGAGADERTFAALPPVRGGVFARTWWGRAWLKALEDTALDGQQLKAGRRHARAGAVGAVSVRPGRITAVVQDRDGTAYRSDVLCQELSEEEWDRLVDLAVDSAGHIAALLDREMPPHLVEDAAAAGLELLPGIGDLEPECGCEAWDHCPHTAALCYQVARLLDEDPFVLLLLRGRGERALVEALQERSAARATAAERARGARPGATGGGTGASATAGVPGSTVGSGVSAYEAFAARDILPPLPAPPVPPTAPGEPPSLDTEVAPGPGIDPVALEFLAADAAARAQGLLSGAVPFDAAPLTAAQDAVRLAARSPAPWIAARLAEGSGRDRTGLDRAVRAWRSGGPAGLAVLEEDRVPDPETLRRAEARLAEAWDAADRPALHPSGPGRWTVTGTSAQLRLGPDGRWWPYREDHGHWTPAGPPEQDPAAALAGAEVA